The following are encoded in a window of Cottoperca gobio chromosome 20, fCotGob3.1, whole genome shotgun sequence genomic DNA:
- the rbm33a gene encoding RNA-binding protein 33 isoform X2 — MSANAQDYDFDEYDKPGAERSRRRRGEDDDLESDLEEDLLGEDWLSGKKNPSEVSDEELNDDLLQSDNEDVTMSGQEVSLNATYSLGTSYGQQDNAQETNYTDDVVNLGEKGCEGGYQQEGEEEYTQEYSQDNAEMPEDQMDYTGELAEGDDGYQDEVLDIQINEPMDGEFQDDEYQTSYDDERLGEHGVQQEEVPEDQEEVGREEQQEEEEEDTAEGSQVFDTEEVENEVVPEEETKEESDEEDEEDEESGRIRFKSERKDGAVVRLADAGSNRRNIPETLELSEKAKQDLMEFEEQEKQKRQNRYGGRGMRGGMRGGRGRGGFPPFGMVDFRGGNRGRMIDQRIPMMMGMQQSSRMPLPHQPHQQQLHSQQHHLSRPRGPPPFQDHGRPLAQQALQPLIPPHMAHRSPPLRPQMEPPPRMMSSPPPNFPQHHQQQPPQSKNIHINPHFRGPTSSSVQVPLMPPAQSQPRPAVGPQRFPGPGDFQHHISGNFGQPQRPLHHMEPFRNQLPQGPQDREPHFMGERTESTRFPGQHMFDHQGPSPLMNSSHNLHQQQLPGQGHMGFGPPGPAFNQPGQGPLGLFPREPPRPNLPPHQGHQGMVGLNQQGGPPNQPRPFMGPRQPFGQQGNLFPPPQVQFGMQVRLRGLMQCPPVSQLQHHDPMPSHQAMHQQQQHHRQELPHHQQQHLNVNEPRPMMHHGQNPFHQQQVHGSPRQMTPRPQNPQQRNMSNNRQRMNTPVSKQMQQRNSNLRELPVAPGNTNMNSARPAANVRPVAKATQGARPGQNTLLVLDGGRGRGPFAAKMESQPGGAGRTVVRKEIPSTPSNMAPQDPNEDEETRQYRLKIEEQKRLREEILKRKEMRRQMQAGVRKKELLDRLNAQTPTQGPAPSQIQPSQQHQQMPYPVLQQQHHHQQQHQPQPQQQQREQKPQQQLHPQQQRQMPPRTQQSFNQTFKIPIQSTPIPPNGNPQILTPRPNVKTRLQMVKGSVQLQQTPGPVPDQQWKPPQQNQLQLQQQRRNSAVLNVNRSGTQIQSNQVKNIPVTPSLGPGQTQAPTPTPTQGPKPGAKRTVMQRAKNPSFEDQQVPQKVRVVKLSGASGKGPVAAGSPVQQQGTWSPPPLNQAVQRKVTMTGQQQEGAGGTPQAGLGVMGSPQQNRVVVSGRGRGRGGGPMGRGRPMATRQSPRGDESECCTVSIEGLSSSTTDAQLQNLLRSIGPIEMFKMMPQQRKAVATFSSSQHAASFQMSFHRHMIDLSHIDVSLIDG; from the exons ATGTCAGCCAACGCTCAGG ATTATGACTTTGATGAATATGACAAACCTGGTGCTGAGCGGTCACGcaggaggagaggtgaagaTGACGATCTAGAGAG TGATTTGGAAGAAGATTTGTTGGGGGAGGATTGGCTGTCAGGGAAGAAg aatCCCTCAGAAGTGTCAGATGAAGAGCTGAATGATGACCTTCTACAAAGTGATAATGAAGATGTAACTATGAG tggTCAGGAAGTGAGCCTCAATGCCACATACAGCTTGGGCACATCCTATGGCCAGCAGGACAACGCGCAGGAAACAAACTACACAGATGACGTTGTGAACCTGGGTGAAAAGGGCTGTGAGGGGGGTTACCAGCAAGAGGGGGAAGAGGAATACACACAGGAATACAGCCAAGACAACGCAGAGATGCCTGAAGATCAAATGGATTACACTGGAGAGCTAGCTGAGGGTGACGATGGCTACCAGGATGAAGTGCTAGACATCCAAATCAATGAGCCCATGGATGGTGAATTTCAA GATGATGAATACCAAACCTCCTATGATGATGAGCGTCTGGGTGAACATGGAGTCCAACAGGAGGAGGTCCCCGAGGATCAGGAGGAGGTAGGGCgagaagagcagcaggaagaggaggaggaagacacaGCCGAGGGCTCTCAGGTCTTTGACACAGAAGAG GTTGAAAATGAAGTTGTGcctgaagaagaaacaaaagaggaatcggacgaggaggatgaggaagatgaggagtCTGGACGCATACGGTTCAAATCTGAAAGAAAGGATGGCGCTGTTGTGCGGTTGGCTGATGCAGGCAGTAACAGAAGAAATATTCCTGAAACACTAG AACTGTCAGAGAAGGCCAAGCAAGATCTGATGGAGTTTGAAGaacaagaaaagcaaaagagaCAGAACCGATATGGAGGCCGAGGCATGCGAGGAGGAATGCGAGGAGgccgaggaagaggaggcttcCCACCTTTTGGAATGGTAGATTTtagaggaggaaacagaggaagaaTGATTGACCAGAGGATCCCCATGATGATGGGCATGCAG CAATCCTCCCGAATGCCTCTTCCTCATCAGCCTCATCAGCAGCAACTGCactcccagcagcaccaccttTCACGTCCAAGAGGTCCTCCTCCCTTCCAAGACCATGGGCGCCCACTGGCCCAGCAGGCCCTTCAGCCCCTCATCCCCCCACACATGGCTCACCGCTCCCCACCATTGCGGCCCCAGATGGAGCCGCCACCACGAATGATGAGCTCCCCGCCCCCCAACTTCCCCCAGCATCACCAGCAGCAGCCTCCACAGTCCAAAAACATCCACATTAACCCCCATTTCAGAGGGCCCACGTCATCCTCTGTACAAG TGCCCTTGATGCCTCCTGCTCAGAGCCAACCCAGACCTGCTGTGGGTCCTCAGAGGTTCCCT GGACCGGGAGACTTCCAGCACCACATTTCTGGTAATTTTGGCCAGCCCCAGCGGCCCCTTCATCACATGGAGCCCTTTAGGAACCAGCTACCGCAAGGCCCCCAAGACAGAGAGCCCCACTTCATGGGAG AGCGCACTGAGTCAACACGGTTTCCAGGGCAGCACATGTTTGATCACCAGGGCCCCAGTCCTCTGATGAACAGCAGCCACAACcttcaccagcagcagctgcccGGCCAGGGCCACATGGGCTTCGGCCCACCAGGACCAGCCTTTAACCAACCTGGTCAGGGTCCGCTAGGACTTTTTCCGAGAGAACCCCCAAGACCCAACCTCCCTCCCCACCAAGGTCATCAGGGGATGGTCGGCTTGAATCAACAAGGTGGCCCCCCCAACCAGCCCAGACCCTTCATGGGCCCTCGTCAGCCGTTTGGCCAGCAGGGGAACCTTTTCCCCCCTCCACAAGTCCAGTTTGGGATGCAGGTACGACTAAGA GGCTTAATGCAATGCCCTCCTGTCTCCCAGCTTCAGCATCACGACCCAATGCCATCCCATCAGGCCatgcaccagcagcagcaacatcatAGGCAGGAGTTACCCCATCATCAGCAGCAACATCTAAATGTCAATGAGCCTCGCCCCATGATGCACCATGGCCAGAATCCCTTCCATCAACAGCAGGTGCATGGTAGCCCCAGGCAGATGACTCCCCGCCCTCAGAACCCCCAACAGCGCAACATGTCTAACAACAGGCAGAGGATG AACACACCTGTCTCCAAGCAAATGCAGCAGCGCAACAGCAACCTCCGGGAGCTCCCTGTAGCACCTGGCAACACGAACATGAACAGTGCCCGCCCCGCCGCCAACGTTAGGCCTGTTGCCAAGGCAACACAAGGGGCGCGTCCTGGGCAGAACACTCTGCTGGTGCTTGACGGTGGCAGAGGAAGAGGCCCATTTGCTGCCAAGATGGAATCGCAGCCTGGGGGAGCAGGCAGGACAGTGGTTCGCAAGGAAATCCCGAGCACACCGTCCAACATGGCACCACAG GACCCTAATGAGGATGAGGAGACACGGCAGTACCGTCTGAAGATTGAGGAGCAGAAGCGTCTGAGAGAGGAGATCCTGAAGAGAAAGGAGATGCGACGGCAGATGCAGGCTGGCGTCAGAAAGAAGGAGTTGCTGGATAGGCTCAATGCCCAGACTCCGACCCAAGGCCCAGCTCCTTCACAGATTCAACCCTCACAACAACATCAGCAAATGCCATACCCtgtactacaacaacaacatcatcatcaacaacaacaccaaccaCAACCACAGCAGCAACAACGGGAACAAAAACCGCAGCAACAACTACAtccacaacagcagagacagatgCCTCCGAGAACACAACAATCATTTAATCAAACATTTAAGATTCCTATTCAATCCACCCCTATCCCTCCCAACGGAAATCCTCAGATCCTTACACCACGTCCCAATGTCAAGACACGCCTGCAGATGGTAAAAGGTAGCGTCCAGCTGCAACAGACCCCTGGGCCTGTTCCAGACCAGCAATGGAAACCGCCTCAACAaaatcagctgcagctgcaacaACAGCGAAGGAACAGTGCTGTGCTGAACGTAAACAGGTCTGGTACTCAGATCCAGTCCAATCAGGTGAAGAACATACCTGTAACTCCCTCTTTGGGCCCTGGTCAGACTCAGGCTCCAACTCCAACTCCAACTCAAGGACCTAAACCTGGGGCTAAAAGGACTGTGATGCAGCGCGCCAAGAATCCTAGTTTCGAAGACCAGCAGGTGCCCCAAAAAGTCAGAGTCGTCAAACTTTCAGGAGCG AGTGGAAAAGGGCCAGTGGCAGCCGGTAGCCCCGTGCAGCAACAAGGCACCTGGTCGCCACCCCCGCTCAACCAGGCCGTGCAAAGGAAGGTTACCATGACAGGGCAGCAGCAAGAGGGAGCAGGCGGAACACCACAGGCTGGCCTAGGGGTCATGGGCAGCCCACAGCAAAACAGG GTTGTCGTGTCGGGCCGGGGCCGAGGTAGAGGGGGTGGTCCGATGGGTCGAGGTCGTCCAATGGCCACCAGACAGAGCCCAAGAGGAGACGAGAGTGAATGCTGTACCGTGTCCATAGAGGGCCTCTCCTCATCCACAACTGACGCTCAACTGCAGAATCTTCTCAGGTCCATCGGACCCATAGAG ATGTTCAAAATGATGCCCCAGCAGAGGAAAGCAGTCGCCACATTTTCCAGTTCCCAGCATGCAGCAAGTTTTCAAATGAGCTTCCATAG GCACATGATTGATTTGTCCCACATTGATGTGTCGCTGATTGATGGATGA